From Cyprinus carpio isolate SPL01 chromosome A7, ASM1834038v1, whole genome shotgun sequence, a single genomic window includes:
- the LOC109070280 gene encoding interleukin-13 receptor subunit alpha-1-like yields the protein MFRVWDISLMLCFSLSLMFFGVEGESELPPPRNLTFKWETPFTLRLTWKKPKDLEPDCSVNYTVNAIPSQDCSEKAKNMSATRRVQNTTCKLNISNVNGLCISVTVNAENCGNKKQSPPLEISIPPPPVRLVKNMSFEYSHDRLKCTWDSDVDVPDLGFYYWLPQKEMVKKCNEMKIGECVIHDTFLKDMTEMFYLFNGTYKGQPVNNTFRHNSSTYFVKLKKPQLKIQIIGQSLHFHTNFTDSEFGAHCYEKNYIYSKCDEIKQVKVLDSEYKVDYDSSCKYRARVQIIFSSDCGGGKSDLSDEVEYGENRDSNLPALLAGIIIPLMLSCFLIVSLVLLRRHKDIIFPKIPEPTLIFKDMFINNIRTAEDLRSTADGRLYIPIEEIVENKIRLEPETPLIPTKTDMMYKQL from the exons ATGTTTCGCGTGTGGGATATCTCCTTAATGCTATGCTTCTCTCTGTCACTCATGTTCTTCGGAGTTGAAGGCGAGTCAG AGCTCCCTCCACCCAGGAACCTGACCTTCAAATGGGAAACACCTTTCACACTTCGTTTGACATGGAAAAAGCCGAAGGATCTGGAGCCAGATTGCAGCGTGAACTACACGGTGAACGCTATCCCTTCT CAGGACTGTTCTGAAAAAGCCAAAAACATGTCAGCAACCAGGAGAGTCCAAAACACGACCTGCAAACTGAATATCTCCAATGTAAACGGACTGTGCATCAGTGTTACAGTGAACGCTGAAAACtgtggaaacaaaaaacaaagtccACCTTTGGAAATTAGCATCCCTCCACCTCCAG TGAGGCTGGTGAAAAACATGAGCTTCGAGTATTCCCACGACAGGCTGAAGTGCACTTGGGATTCTGATGTTGATGTCCCAGACCTTGGTTTTTATTACTG GTTACCTCAGAAAGAAATGGTAAAAAAGTGCAACGAGATGAAGATTGGAGAATGCGTCATCCACGATACATTTCTCAAGGACATGACAGAAATGTTCTACCTGTTCAATGGCACTTATAAGGGTCAACCTGTAAACAACACATTCAGGCATAACAGTTCAACATATTTTG TGAAACTAAAAAAACCTCAACTTAAAATCCAGATAATTGGGCAGTCTCTCCATTTTCATACAAATTTTACAGATTCAGAGTTTGGAGCTCACTGCTACGAAAAAAACTACATATACAGCAAGTGCGATGAG ATTAAACAAGTAAAGGTCCTAGATAGTGAGTATAAAGTGGACTATGACTCAAGCTGCAAGTACAGAGCCAGAGTGCAGATCATCTTCTCAAGTGATTGTGGAGGAGGGAAGAGTGACCTGAGTGACGAGGTGGAATATG GTGAGAACAGAGATTCAAATTTGCCTGCATTGCTGGCTGGCATTATTATCCCGCTCATGCTTTCCTGTTTCCTGATAGTTTCTCTCGTGCTGCTCAGAAG ACATAAAGACATCATATTCCCAAAAATCCCAGAGCCAACGCTTATCTTTAAGGACATGTTCATCAACAACATCAGAACGGCAGAGGACCTACGG AGTACTGCAGATGGCAGACTGTATATCCCTATTGAAGAAATCGTAGAAAACAAGATACGTCTCGAACCTGAGACACCACTTATACCAACCAAGACAGATATGATGTACAAGCAGCTATGA